One stretch of Pradoshia sp. D12 DNA includes these proteins:
- a CDS encoding VOC family protein has translation MVAEMTYQVRVADFEQGRKWYGVFLNRTPDLEPHADFVEWEIIPGGWLKVAKGAPAEGSDPLRLKVTSIEKERQRMIEELHINFFEIYCRGEVPVKWATFTDP, from the coding sequence TTGGTAGCTGAAATGACCTATCAGGTCCGTGTGGCTGATTTTGAACAAGGCAGGAAATGGTATGGAGTATTTTTGAACAGGACACCAGATCTTGAGCCGCATGCTGATTTTGTGGAGTGGGAGATAATTCCCGGGGGTTGGCTGAAAGTCGCTAAAGGGGCACCGGCTGAAGGAAGTGATCCGCTTCGGCTTAAGGTTACATCTATAGAAAAAGAAAGACAAAGAATGATAGAAGAGCTGCATATTAATTTTTTTGAAATCTACTGCCGTGGAGAAGTACCAGTTAAATGGGCCACATTTACAGATCCATAG
- a CDS encoding GNAT family N-acetyltransferase — protein MEYLLRKRTEEDIEEFLSWTYDDMYSFYDNSIQQEKIDGFRQSVQKERELSVVNECGELVGNCEFFDVSDEDEAEILAVGIQMKPSLTGKGHGPAFFHAIVE, from the coding sequence ATGGAGTATTTATTAAGAAAACGTACCGAAGAGGATATAGAGGAGTTCTTATCGTGGACGTACGATGATATGTATTCGTTTTACGATAATTCGATTCAACAAGAAAAGATAGATGGCTTTAGGCAAAGTGTTCAGAAAGAACGAGAATTATCGGTAGTAAATGAATGTGGGGAGCTTGTAGGTAACTGTGAGTTTTTTGATGTAAGTGATGAGGATGAAGCAGAGATACTGGCAGTTGGAATTCAGATGAAGCCCTCTCTGACTGGAAAAGGACATGGTCCCGCTTTCTTCCATGCCATTGTGGAGTAA
- a CDS encoding DUF2809 domain-containing protein, whose product MTPINHISRFFYLTAIILCIILGLASRLYSSMLHPFLAQHAGDALWAMMVYFGFRFLFVQKKPFLAFGFSVLFSFGIEFSQLYQAAWINQIRNTTIGALILGKGFLWIDLLRYTLGIMMAVIIDWLKINSIKTNK is encoded by the coding sequence ATGACTCCAATCAACCATATAAGTAGATTCTTTTATTTAACAGCCATTATTCTATGTATCATTCTCGGATTGGCTTCCCGTCTATACAGTTCGATGCTACATCCATTTTTAGCTCAGCATGCCGGAGATGCTTTATGGGCAATGATGGTCTATTTTGGGTTTCGATTTCTTTTCGTTCAAAAGAAACCATTCTTAGCTTTTGGCTTCAGCGTCCTATTCAGCTTCGGAATTGAATTCAGCCAGCTGTATCAAGCAGCATGGATTAACCAAATACGAAACACAACCATCGGGGCTTTAATCCTCGGTAAGGGATTTCTGTGGATAGATCTATTGCGGTATACACTGGGTATTATGATGGCAGTAATCATAGATTGGTTGAAAATAAACTCTATTAAAACAAATAAATGA
- a CDS encoding rhodanese-related sulfurtransferase translates to MTENKPYRVLLYYFYTPIEDPAAFAAEHLAFCKGIELKGRILVAKEGINGTVSGTVEQTNAYMDKMKNDPQFEGIVFKIDEADGHAFKKMHVRPRPELVHLSLEDDINPNELTGQYLSPKEFFEGLQDENTIVLDARNDYEYELGHFRGAIKPDIETFRELPQWVRDNKEMFEGKRVLTYCTGGIRCEKFSGWLVREGFKDVGQLHGGIATYGKDPEVQGQLWDGQMYVFDERIAVPINQVEHVIVGRDHFDGEPCERYVNCANPECNDQILCSEENEHKYMRSCTDECRVHPRNRYVVEHNLTEEEVAERLHKLELISAE, encoded by the coding sequence ATGACAGAAAACAAACCATACAGAGTTTTGCTTTATTATTTTTATACTCCAATTGAAGATCCAGCTGCATTCGCGGCAGAACACCTTGCATTTTGTAAGGGGATTGAACTGAAAGGCCGTATACTTGTGGCCAAAGAAGGAATTAATGGTACGGTTTCCGGTACTGTGGAACAAACAAATGCTTATATGGATAAGATGAAGAACGATCCTCAATTCGAAGGGATTGTATTTAAAATAGATGAAGCGGACGGTCATGCGTTTAAAAAAATGCATGTGAGACCACGCCCTGAGCTTGTTCATTTATCTTTAGAAGATGATATTAATCCGAACGAATTAACTGGACAGTATTTGAGCCCAAAAGAATTTTTCGAGGGCTTACAGGATGAAAACACAATTGTTTTAGATGCGCGTAATGACTATGAATATGAACTTGGACATTTCCGCGGCGCCATCAAGCCAGACATTGAAACGTTCCGCGAGCTTCCTCAATGGGTTCGTGATAATAAAGAAATGTTTGAAGGAAAACGCGTCCTGACCTATTGTACAGGCGGAATCCGTTGTGAGAAATTTTCCGGTTGGCTAGTAAGAGAAGGATTTAAAGATGTCGGCCAGCTCCATGGCGGGATTGCCACATATGGGAAAGATCCAGAAGTACAAGGTCAATTATGGGATGGACAAATGTATGTATTCGATGAAAGAATCGCTGTTCCAATTAACCAAGTAGAACATGTGATCGTCGGAAGAGATCACTTCGATGGTGAACCGTGTGAACGCTACGTTAATTGTGCAAACCCTGAATGTAACGATCAAATTCTTTGCAGTGAAGAAAATGAGCATAAATATATGCGCAGCTGCACGGATGAATGTCGTGTACATCCTCGCAATCGTTATGTTGTAGAGCATAACCTAACTGAGGAAGAGGTTGCAGAAAGACTGCATAAACTAGAATTAATTTCAGCTGAGTAA
- a CDS encoding DUF4083 family protein, with translation MNIGDIIFQLISILVVIFFIVMIVSFFRSSKKRKEQLDRIENKLDKLSEQSTKNQLGL, from the coding sequence TTGAACATCGGTGACATCATTTTTCAGTTAATCTCAATTTTAGTTGTTATCTTTTTTATTGTTATGATTGTATCTTTCTTTCGTTCTTCAAAAAAACGGAAGGAACAGCTAGATCGAATTGAAAATAAATTAGATAAACTGTCAGAGCAATCAACTAAAAATCAGCTCGGTTTATAA
- a CDS encoding methyltransferase domain-containing protein: MLAKNPASLYERSSKGHLVRLFYSRFEEKEVEATIFVTPDPIELLDHQSNQYEITHYINDREFAVSSIFCSFIRNALGTALNGQPKEEYRQWVSHAFPFQFTLGPVSSELTDQEIERLFSPLGFEIAITHGKNTSSPTKSARMITLDGLTTLQNALRQLFILIPVLDNYKHYFIDEKEVEKLQRYGQGWLEDHPMRSFILQRALRFKELYETTEAPKKVDKEQKTPSKPSLAALRYEKILKTVSELDDKETIVDMGSGEGKLSLKLGFLDGVKEILAVEPSEHMTLQAIKRFEKVEGKAGFLSPTLIWGSLFYYDERLKNKDCIILCEVIEHIDETRLPKIMRMILEDYRPKTLMITTPNKEYNAVYDLHEHFRHSDHRFEWSRQQFEDWCWMNVANQPYNLQFQEIGDIHELYGSPTQMCIFKRKEGQSDEH, translated from the coding sequence CTGCTTGCTAAAAACCCAGCCTCCCTGTATGAACGGTCCAGTAAAGGACATTTAGTTCGTCTTTTTTATAGTAGATTTGAAGAAAAAGAAGTGGAAGCGACTATATTTGTCACACCTGATCCAATCGAGCTGTTGGATCATCAATCCAATCAATATGAAATTACACATTATATAAATGATCGTGAATTTGCCGTAAGCAGTATCTTCTGTTCATTTATACGAAATGCTCTCGGAACTGCCCTGAATGGACAGCCAAAAGAGGAATATAGACAATGGGTCAGCCATGCTTTTCCTTTTCAATTTACCCTTGGACCTGTTTCATCAGAATTAACTGATCAAGAAATAGAACGTTTATTTAGTCCGCTGGGGTTTGAAATCGCCATCACACATGGTAAAAATACGTCCTCCCCAACTAAATCGGCAAGAATGATCACCCTGGATGGGTTAACAACCCTGCAAAATGCTTTAAGACAGCTGTTTATCCTCATCCCTGTGCTGGATAATTATAAGCACTACTTCATAGACGAGAAGGAAGTTGAAAAGCTTCAACGTTATGGACAAGGATGGCTTGAGGATCATCCCATGAGGTCATTCATTTTACAAAGAGCATTACGATTCAAAGAATTATATGAAACAACAGAAGCACCTAAAAAGGTGGATAAGGAGCAAAAAACTCCATCCAAACCATCTCTGGCTGCCCTTCGCTATGAAAAAATACTGAAAACAGTCAGTGAACTTGATGATAAAGAAACGATTGTAGACATGGGTTCAGGTGAGGGAAAGCTTTCTCTAAAACTAGGATTTTTGGATGGAGTTAAAGAAATCCTGGCAGTCGAGCCATCTGAGCATATGACTTTACAGGCAATCAAAAGGTTCGAAAAAGTGGAAGGTAAGGCAGGATTCCTTTCTCCCACACTGATTTGGGGTTCGCTTTTTTATTATGATGAGCGTCTAAAGAATAAGGATTGCATAATTTTATGCGAGGTCATTGAGCATATTGATGAGACACGTTTACCCAAAATCATGAGAATGATCCTGGAGGATTATCGGCCAAAAACCCTTATGATCACAACACCAAATAAAGAGTACAACGCTGTATATGACTTACATGAACACTTCCGCCATTCCGACCATCGCTTTGAATGGTCGAGGCAGCAATTTGAGGACTGGTGCTGGATGAACGTGGCCAATCAGCCATATAATCTTCAGTTTCAAGAGATTGGCGATATTCATGAACTGTATGGCTCACCTACTCAAATGTGCATTTTCAAACGAAAGGAAGGCCAATCAGATGAACATTAA
- a CDS encoding metallophosphoesterase: MPIIALILDTDQQTLLERDEKREQPRGKRRIKQQYQTFKSEKRFIKKEGFRAIYAIKDIDEVTLHRLENPLYMEVGSGIDLIGDIHGCYEEMIELLEKLGYQAQESGLYIHPDGRRFVSVGDIMSRGPYSLKTMQFFERHIKHGLAYMIDSNHGWKIARWLDGRNVTLKHGDEQTADEFKQFEDKYGSEETNLLKNKMKKMLIEAPSHYVFLQNDVPVLVCTHAGIKDDYIGRQSQEISDFCRYGDTDGFDEAGKPRRKDWFVNHNSSPLIIWGHDPKPQPLRINNTINIDQGVVFGGQLTAFRYPEEKFVSVKARQDYSNSDDNPLMEWERNRLNPPNIGSFINGYSVLTEEFGEVKLYKEHVKAAIDTVSHFTIPIEKLLYIPPTMSPTPKPSQLPDYLEHPKEAIDYYRNHGIQKMIAEKKHMGSRAVLLLFKDLPSALHYVGYETLGVIYTRRGRRFFDSITEEKVVHELHSDLINHGYFEKYNTDFVLLDAEIMPWNLKAKELIQNQYAHVAENAIMDRNSLKNKLEQAVSTNSELHSWLNEYIEKLANAQNFKKVYETYCWEVEDIHQIQIAPFHVLAHSKETFFDQPHLWHMHMNRELAALSKFFIETEFKVIDSEASEQDVIEWWREMTEEGHEGIVIKPETFIAKERGKLLQPAIKVRGRKYLSIIYGMDYLSPANLARLKNRNTSKKQKLALREFVLGVEGIRRFVNGDSLQRVHECVLGTLSLESDPVDPRL, translated from the coding sequence TTGCCGATTATTGCCCTTATACTGGATACGGATCAACAAACACTTCTTGAACGAGATGAAAAGCGCGAGCAGCCAAGAGGAAAACGCCGAATTAAACAGCAATACCAGACCTTCAAAAGCGAAAAACGTTTTATCAAAAAGGAAGGCTTCCGAGCAATTTATGCAATTAAGGATATAGATGAAGTCACTCTTCACAGACTGGAAAATCCGCTATATATGGAGGTCGGCAGCGGCATTGATCTAATTGGTGATATACATGGCTGCTATGAGGAAATGATTGAACTCCTTGAAAAGCTCGGTTATCAAGCTCAGGAAAGTGGCTTATACATTCATCCCGATGGCAGAAGATTTGTATCTGTTGGAGATATTATGAGCCGCGGCCCCTATTCGTTAAAAACGATGCAATTTTTCGAGCGTCATATTAAACATGGATTAGCATACATGATTGATAGCAATCACGGCTGGAAAATCGCCCGCTGGCTGGATGGGCGAAACGTTACCCTCAAGCATGGAGACGAGCAGACGGCAGACGAGTTTAAACAATTTGAAGACAAGTACGGCTCTGAAGAAACGAATCTACTTAAAAATAAGATGAAGAAGATGCTGATAGAAGCCCCTTCCCATTATGTGTTTTTACAAAATGACGTACCTGTACTGGTTTGTACTCACGCCGGGATAAAGGATGACTATATCGGCAGACAATCTCAGGAAATCAGTGATTTTTGCCGATATGGAGATACAGATGGCTTTGATGAAGCTGGAAAACCGCGCCGGAAGGATTGGTTTGTTAATCATAACAGCAGTCCCCTCATTATATGGGGACATGATCCGAAACCTCAGCCCCTGCGCATCAATAACACGATAAATATAGATCAGGGTGTTGTTTTTGGCGGCCAACTTACTGCCTTCCGTTACCCGGAGGAAAAATTCGTCAGCGTAAAAGCCCGGCAGGATTATTCAAACAGCGATGACAACCCCTTGATGGAATGGGAAAGGAATCGATTAAATCCGCCTAATATCGGCAGCTTTATAAATGGGTATTCTGTCCTGACAGAAGAGTTCGGTGAAGTAAAATTGTATAAGGAGCATGTGAAGGCTGCCATTGATACAGTTTCGCATTTCACCATCCCTATAGAGAAATTGCTTTATATTCCGCCAACCATGAGCCCTACTCCAAAGCCCTCTCAGCTGCCGGATTATTTAGAGCATCCAAAGGAAGCGATTGATTATTATCGCAATCATGGTATTCAAAAGATGATTGCCGAAAAGAAACATATGGGCAGCCGTGCTGTTTTATTACTATTCAAGGATCTGCCCTCCGCTCTTCATTATGTTGGATATGAAACGCTTGGTGTTATTTATACGCGAAGAGGCCGACGCTTCTTTGACTCCATCACTGAAGAGAAAGTGGTTCACGAATTACATTCTGATTTGATCAATCATGGCTATTTCGAAAAATATAATACAGATTTTGTTTTGCTGGATGCGGAAATTATGCCGTGGAATCTGAAAGCGAAGGAGCTTATCCAAAACCAATATGCGCATGTTGCTGAAAATGCCATCATGGATCGAAATTCTCTCAAAAACAAGCTGGAACAGGCCGTATCAACAAATTCCGAACTCCACAGTTGGCTAAACGAATATATTGAAAAATTGGCAAATGCGCAGAATTTCAAAAAAGTATATGAAACCTATTGCTGGGAGGTCGAGGATATTCACCAAATTCAGATTGCTCCCTTTCATGTCCTAGCCCACAGCAAGGAAACTTTCTTTGACCAACCGCATCTATGGCATATGCACATGAATCGTGAATTAGCCGCTCTATCCAAATTCTTTATTGAAACCGAATTTAAAGTAATCGATAGCGAGGCGAGCGAGCAAGATGTCATAGAATGGTGGAGGGAAATGACTGAGGAAGGACATGAAGGCATTGTCATCAAGCCTGAAACTTTTATCGCTAAAGAACGAGGTAAGCTGTTGCAGCCCGCTATTAAAGTAAGAGGCAGAAAATATTTATCGATTATTTATGGGATGGATTATTTATCCCCTGCTAATCTAGCACGCTTGAAAAATAGAAACACCTCCAAAAAACAAAAATTGGCGTTACGTGAATTTGTTCTCGGAGTAGAAGGCATTCGCCGCTTTGTCAACGGAGATTCTCTGCAACGCGTACATGAATGTGTCCTTGGCACTCTCTCTCTCGAATCAGACCCGGTCGACCCAAGGCTGTAA
- a CDS encoding acryloyl-CoA reductase: MDQSYKALIVDKQDEQTAIKFIEKPLHTPQDGEVLIKVKYSGVNYKDCLATIPNGNIVTSYPMVPGIDLAGTIISSTDTRFKEGDEVIATSYEIGVSRDGGYAEYAYIPADWVVSLPKGLTLKEAMIIGTAGFTAALSVQRLEENKVTPDQGPVIVTGATGGVGSFAVSFLAKLGFTVEASTGKLEEAEYLKSIGAANVISRDEVYNGKVRALGKQRWSAGIDPVGGEPLASLLSQIKYGGSVAASGLTAGTKIPSSVFPFILRGINLLGIDSVQCPMNTRQQIWERLATDLKLNQYENHIQQEVKLEELPNVFPVLLKGEARGRTIVVFPD; the protein is encoded by the coding sequence ATGGATCAAAGCTATAAAGCGTTAATCGTAGATAAACAGGATGAACAAACAGCAATCAAATTTATAGAAAAACCGTTACATACCCCACAAGATGGCGAAGTTCTCATAAAAGTAAAATATTCAGGTGTAAATTATAAGGATTGCCTAGCTACAATTCCGAATGGAAATATTGTGACTTCCTACCCGATGGTACCAGGCATCGACCTAGCAGGTACAATTATTTCATCGACTGACACTCGCTTTAAAGAAGGTGATGAGGTAATTGCCACGAGCTACGAAATCGGTGTATCCCGTGATGGAGGATATGCGGAATATGCTTATATTCCTGCTGATTGGGTTGTCTCACTGCCAAAAGGGCTCACTCTCAAAGAAGCCATGATCATTGGTACAGCTGGATTTACCGCTGCATTATCCGTCCAGCGTTTGGAGGAAAATAAGGTAACTCCTGATCAAGGTCCTGTGATTGTTACTGGAGCTACAGGCGGTGTAGGCAGTTTCGCGGTCTCCTTCTTAGCAAAACTCGGATTTACCGTTGAAGCTAGCACAGGAAAATTAGAGGAAGCTGAGTACTTAAAATCAATCGGTGCTGCGAATGTAATCTCAAGGGATGAAGTATACAACGGTAAGGTTCGCGCCTTAGGAAAACAGCGTTGGTCCGCTGGTATTGACCCTGTTGGCGGGGAACCTTTAGCATCTCTTTTAAGCCAAATTAAATATGGCGGTTCTGTTGCTGCCAGCGGACTGACGGCTGGCACGAAGATTCCCTCCTCCGTATTCCCATTTATATTAAGAGGGATTAATTTATTAGGCATTGATTCTGTACAATGCCCGATGAATACACGCCAACAAATTTGGGAACGTTTAGCTACGGATTTAAAGCTCAATCAGTATGAGAATCATATCCAGCAAGAAGTAAAGCTCGAAGAACTGCCAAATGTATTTCCTGTCCTTCTAAAAGGTGAAGCACGCGGCAGAACAATCGTTGTTTTCCCGGATTAA
- a CDS encoding AAA family ATPase, protein MNINIPSAGIILLVGPSNSGKTTLLSKLINNQTLLPSEVVSSDAFRKIVGDTDFIDWKNRSKTEADYLVEHYHSISKKAFEVMYSVIEARCQLNKLTFIDATHLKTDD, encoded by the coding sequence ATGAACATTAACATACCAAGTGCCGGGATTATCCTTTTAGTCGGTCCGTCCAATTCCGGTAAAACAACTCTGTTATCCAAATTAATCAATAATCAAACACTCCTCCCTTCCGAGGTTGTTAGTTCAGATGCTTTCCGAAAAATCGTTGGGGATACCGATTTTATAGATTGGAAGAACCGCTCCAAAACAGAAGCAGATTATCTGGTGGAACACTATCATTCCATCTCAAAAAAAGCATTTGAGGTCATGTACTCTGTCATAGAAGCTAGATGTCAGTTAAATAAGCTAACTTTCATTGATGCCACTCATCTTAAGACCGATGATTGA
- a CDS encoding SGNH/GDSL hydrolase family protein encodes MKLICFGDSLTRGVSYVKGRLRILRNNYPAYLQKLMSEDKLNPEISRAEVINKGVFNDNSDLLLSRLEKDVIQEEPTYVIIGIGGNDCDFVWKEVAAKPNDEHQPKVPLSRYANNLKELITKLKSNGITPVLTTLPPLDPARYYQTISKRFGTEVSQWICKVGGIAYWHSKYNRTVKNIAEEMDVFLIDVRNALKNRGQLKDLISEDGIHLTEKGYKVMAAEIYDNLGKLAPQKVLQEQ; translated from the coding sequence ATGAAATTAATATGCTTTGGTGATAGTTTAACTAGGGGAGTATCCTATGTTAAGGGTCGTTTGAGAATTTTAAGAAATAATTATCCTGCCTATTTACAAAAGCTTATGTCAGAGGATAAATTGAATCCAGAGATTAGCCGGGCAGAAGTGATCAATAAGGGAGTATTCAATGATAACTCTGATTTACTTTTATCCAGACTTGAAAAGGATGTTATTCAAGAAGAACCGACCTACGTGATTATTGGGATTGGCGGGAATGATTGTGACTTTGTTTGGAAGGAAGTAGCGGCTAAACCGAATGACGAGCATCAGCCAAAAGTGCCTCTATCACGGTATGCCAATAATTTAAAAGAGCTTATTACCAAATTAAAATCAAATGGAATTACACCGGTTTTAACCACGCTGCCTCCATTGGATCCGGCTCGCTATTATCAGACAATATCCAAGCGTTTCGGTACAGAAGTGAGTCAATGGATATGCAAGGTGGGGGGAATAGCCTACTGGCACAGTAAGTATAATCGAACTGTAAAAAATATAGCAGAAGAAATGGATGTATTCCTGATTGATGTAAGGAATGCGCTGAAAAACAGAGGTCAGTTAAAGGATTTAATCAGTGAAGATGGTATTCATCTGACCGAAAAAGGCTATAAGGTTATGGCGGCTGAGATTTATGATAACTTAGGTAAGCTAGCCCCGCAAAAAGTACTGCAGGAACAATAA
- a CDS encoding TolB family protein produces MFTFPKPDVEQLLRTVSIIDFAVSPDEKQIIISTNISGKYNLWAMNMPNAFPYRLTFNDQPSEYLLYDPKGRFVIAGFDHDGDENTQFYAMPTYGGALKELVFQENTRNFHPFLSKDGERLYYTSTKENASFLSSYCLQMDTGEETKVFDGNGGITILAEVSEDESVILYTKQFSNTNSLYYVKKADENILLTPPTDEEHTVSDKT; encoded by the coding sequence ATGTTTACATTTCCTAAGCCAGATGTAGAACAATTGCTGCGAACCGTTTCCATAATTGATTTTGCTGTGAGTCCCGATGAAAAACAGATTATCATCAGTACCAATATAAGTGGAAAATATAATCTTTGGGCGATGAATATGCCTAATGCCTTTCCATATCGGCTGACCTTCAATGATCAGCCATCTGAGTATTTACTGTATGACCCAAAAGGAAGATTTGTTATAGCTGGCTTTGATCATGACGGTGATGAGAATACTCAATTTTATGCCATGCCGACATATGGCGGTGCCTTGAAGGAGCTAGTTTTTCAAGAGAATACACGTAATTTTCATCCGTTTCTATCGAAGGACGGCGAGCGATTATACTATACATCTACCAAAGAAAATGCGTCTTTCCTCAGTAGCTATTGCTTACAAATGGACACGGGGGAAGAGACAAAAGTATTTGATGGGAACGGAGGCATTACCATTCTAGCGGAAGTGAGTGAGGATGAATCCGTTATTCTCTATACCAAACAATTTTCTAATACTAATTCTCTATATTATGTGAAAAAAGCGGATGAAAATATCCTGCTAACTCCGCCAACTGATGAGGAGCATACCGTTAGTGATAAAACCTAA
- a CDS encoding histidine phosphatase family protein yields the protein MITLYITRHGETVWNTEKRMQGRLDSPLTVKGIQNAISLSKGLLDIDLTAIYSSPSGRAADTATYIKGNRDIPLAFDENLQEINMGDWEGEKQGAIEAAYPDEFDAFWNNPHLFKPVKGETFEEVKERAVNILNRIQHEYESGNILIVTHSVVIKCFYSIFKNTSIESLWDPPFIHDTSLTVVKIEEDGFNIVLEGDLSHRQIII from the coding sequence TTGATTACACTCTATATAACTAGACATGGAGAAACAGTTTGGAATACGGAGAAAAGAATGCAGGGAAGATTAGATTCACCTTTAACAGTAAAGGGTATTCAAAATGCGATTTCACTGAGCAAAGGACTGCTGGATATTGATTTAACAGCTATTTATTCAAGCCCGAGTGGCAGAGCTGCAGATACAGCAACATATATTAAGGGTAATCGGGATATTCCGCTAGCCTTTGATGAAAATCTACAAGAGATTAATATGGGAGACTGGGAGGGAGAAAAACAAGGAGCCATTGAGGCTGCCTATCCAGACGAGTTTGATGCTTTCTGGAATAATCCCCATTTATTTAAGCCTGTAAAGGGGGAAACATTTGAAGAGGTTAAAGAACGAGCGGTGAACATATTGAATCGTATTCAGCATGAATATGAATCAGGCAATATCCTGATTGTTACTCACTCCGTTGTCATAAAATGCTTCTATTCTATTTTCAAAAACACCTCTATTGAGAGCCTATGGGATCCTCCTTTTATCCATGATACGAGTCTTACTGTTGTAAAGATAGAGGAAGATGGTTTTAACATCGTCCTAGAAGGGGATTTATCACATAGACAGATTATTATATAG
- a CDS encoding cold-shock protein, with protein MEHGKVKWFNAEKGFGFIEREGGDDVFVHFSAIQGEGFKTLDEGQEVTFEVEQGQRGPQATNVQKN; from the coding sequence ATGGAACATGGTAAAGTAAAATGGTTTAACGCAGAAAAAGGTTTCGGATTTATCGAGCGCGAAGGTGGAGACGATGTATTCGTACACTTCTCAGCTATCCAAGGTGAAGGTTTCAAAACACTTGACGAAGGTCAAGAAGTTACTTTTGAAGTAGAACAAGGTCAACGTGGACCACAAGCTACTAACGTTCAAAAAAACTAA
- a CDS encoding VOC family protein, whose protein sequence is MKNKFIRVGTTYIPARNVKESSAWYVDKLGAELSYEDEDKAIINLANQSFFLVQAPDGESSNFIDKNGNERFSITFEVDGLEKLTELHMELTEKNVRVGDIEDRGHPGRNFVFYDLDGQVFDVWSELSPGFKDNYLL, encoded by the coding sequence ATGAAAAATAAATTTATAAGAGTTGGTACAACTTATATTCCTGCAAGGAATGTTAAAGAATCTTCAGCATGGTATGTGGATAAGCTTGGAGCAGAATTAAGCTATGAAGATGAGGATAAAGCGATTATTAATCTTGCAAATCAAAGCTTTTTCCTTGTTCAAGCACCAGATGGTGAAAGTTCTAATTTTATAGATAAGAATGGAAATGAACGCTTTTCGATTACCTTTGAAGTAGATGGATTGGAAAAGTTAACGGAGCTTCATATGGAGTTAACAGAGAAGAATGTAAGGGTAGGGGACATTGAAGATCGAGGGCACCCTGGACGGAATTTTGTTTTTTATGATTTAGATGGTCAAGTATTTGATGTCTGGAGTGAATTAAGTCCAGGATTTAAGGACAACTATTTGCTGTAG